Proteins from a genomic interval of Gossypium hirsutum isolate 1008001.06 chromosome A09, Gossypium_hirsutum_v2.1, whole genome shotgun sequence:
- the LOC107889877 gene encoding LRR receptor-like serine/threonine-protein kinase ER2, translating into MSDLGRMNYFLGMEVNQTEKGIFLCQSSFTMKILDKFSMKNCKPTSTPMAVGVKLSRQGSGEPICETMYKSLIGSLLYLTATRPDIMFAVSVLSRYMNCCNDQHFRAAKRVLRYIKGTIGHGVLFKRAKNMKLIGYVDSDWAGSSDDMRSTSGYAFSLGSERCEWPGISCNTAGSIIQINLSYAFLIEVGDRFGKLNFSSFPNLVLLDLSHRQLGGKIPHQIGNLSALKHLDLSNFGLSGELPPSLGNLTQLEYLDISYNYNINGSIPPHLGNLVNLVSLNLSWTSLSGNIPPFLGLLTNLRHLLLDRNQFDDGNNTIPQNLWNLRGLETLSLGHCGIVGPIPSALGQLLNLKSLILWGNKINGSIPPEVGFLSNLTYFDVYDNRLVGSIPFSLYQLTNLEILHLGNNQLEGSIPQNIEKLMNIKFLSITNNSFTGHIPLALCRLTKLEYIYLDENQISGSIPSCLGKLFNLRTLDLDSNLLEGLSPEEIGNVANLTSLSLSQNKLSGSIPSCIGNLSNLYTLELDSNLLIGSIPEEIGKLFHLSNLNLSFNQLSGSVPILSATKLRIIDAGNNCNKISPDPFEGNSRLSPYMCTSPVTNKANSSTIPYHIKIFLPIAIFSTFSILGYFLF; encoded by the exons atgtctgatttagGCAGAATGAACTACTTCCTTGGAATGGAAGTGAACCAAACAGAAAAGGGAATCTTTCTTTGTCAGAGTTCTTTTACTATGAAGATCCTGGACAAGTTCTCTATGAAGAACTGCAAGCCAACAAGTACACCAATGGCTGTTGGAGTGAAGCTTTCGAGGCAAGGGAGTGGTGAACCAATTTGTGAGACCATGTACAAGAGTCTCATTGGTAGTCTGTTGTATTTGACTGCCACAAGGCCCGATATCATGTTTGCTGTTAGTGTGCTATCAAGATACATGAATTGCTGCAATGATCAGCACTTTCGAGCAGCTAAAAGAGTGCTGAGATACATCAAAGGCACCATTGGTCATGGTGTATTGTTCAAAAGGGCCAAAAACATGAAGTTAATAGGCTAtgttgatagtgactgggctggatcAAGTGATGACATGAGAAGCACATCCGGATATGCATTCAGTCTTGGCTcag AACGTTGCGAGTGGCCAGGTATATCATGCAACACTGCTGGAAGCATCATCCAAATTAACTTATCTTATGCGTTCCTTATCGAGGTTGGAGATAGATTTGGGAAATTGAATTTCTCTTCATTTCCAAATCTTGTCCTTCTTGATCTTAGTCATCGTCAACTTGGTGGAAAAATCCCGCATCAGATAGGTAATCTATCAGCATTGAAGCACCTTGACTTGTCCAATTTTGGTTTATCCGGTGAGTTACCTCCTTCTCTAGGAAACCTAACCCAATTAGAGTACCTTGACATTTcctataattataatattaacgGTTCCATCCCTCCACACCTAGGGAATCTAGTGAACCTTGTCAGTTTAAATTTGAGTTGGACCAGTCTTAGTGGAAACATTCCACCGTTTCTTGGGCTATTGACCAACCTTAGGCATCTACTTTTGGATAGGAATCAATTTGATGATGGTAATAATACAATCCCTCAAAATTTGTGGAATTTGAGGGGTCTTGAGACTTTAAGCCTAGGTCATTGTGGAATTGTTGGTCCAATCCCTTCTGCTCTGGGTCAGTTATTAAATCTCAAATCTTTAATTCTTTGGGGCAACAAAATTAATGGATCTATTCCACCTGAAGTTGGATTCTTATCAAACTTAACTTATTTTGATGTCTACGACAACAGACTGGTTGGTTCAATACCTTTTTCCTTGTACCAATTAACCAATTTAGAAATTTTGCACCTTGGTAATAACCAGCTTGAAGGTTCCATCCCTCAGAATATTGAAAAGTTGATGAACATCAAGTTTTTAAGCATCACTAATAATAGTTTTACTGGTCATATTCCCTTAGCTTTGTGTCGTTTGACAAAATTGGAATATATTTACCTTGACGAAAATCAAATCAGTGGTTCAATCCCTTCTTGTCTTGGTAAGTTGTTCAACTTGCGCACATTGGATCTTGATTCAAATCTATTGGAAGGTCTTAGTCCCGAAGAGATTGGGAATGTAGCAAATTTAACTTCATTAAGCCTCTCCCAAAACAAATTGAGTGGTTCAATCCCATCTTGTATTGGCAATTTATCCAATTTGTATACCTTAGAACTTGATTCAAATCTATTAATAGGTTCTATCCCTGAAGAAATTGGTAAGCTTTTTCACCTATCAAATTTAAACCTCAGCTTTAACCAACTCTCAGGTAGTGTCCCTATCTTGTCTGCCACTAAGCTTCGTATTATTGACGCTGGAAATAACTGTAACAAGATTTCTCCTGATCCATTTGAAGGGAATAGTCGTTTATCACCCTATATGTGTACTTCTCCAGTAACCAACAAAGCCAACAGCAGTACAATTCCTTACCATATCAAAATATTCCTCCCTATTGCCATCTTCTCCACATTCTCCATTTTGGGATATTTTCTATTTTAA